A single region of the Nicotiana sylvestris chromosome 6, ASM39365v2, whole genome shotgun sequence genome encodes:
- the LOC104222072 gene encoding putative F-box/LRR-repeat protein At3g28410 isoform X3: MDGLDQFSKLPMPILQHILSFLIVKDAAKTSVLSKTWNSAWSSLSCLNFGDIVFMESKNVLDQILANRQKQNISIQRFKAKLPDNRLKYVDNWIKILVAGNIKELHLEVFTSTNKLPEAIFAAKALNMLCLGGFKLELPSDGIKFSSLRELHLIKSFLDDQVLDALCASCSHLEVLSFREFGGLVCFQIAGTLPKLRIVNLVNCPELLQRVDITAPDLKYLHISSIIEELNVIKITACKSSLKNLNLSSVAVTDQWLENLLPNLPNLELFYLSSCSSLKSLKISSDRLKYFKVKSIPRGY; the protein is encoded by the exons ATGGATGGCTTAGATCAATTTTCCAAACTGCCGATGCCAATTTTGCAGCACATCCTGTCTTTCCTCATTGTTAAAGATGCTGCGAAAACTAGTGTTTTGTCCAAGACATGGAACAGTGCTTGGAGTTCCTTGTCGTGCTTAAATTTTGGTGATATTGTTTTCATGGAGTCAAAAAACGTTCTGGATCAAATTCTAGCAAATCGGCAAAAGCAGAACATCTCTATACAAAGGTTCAAGGCAAAGTTACCAGATAATCGGTTAAAGTATGTGGATAATTGGATTAAAATACTGGTAGCCGGTAATATCAAAGAGTTGCATTTAGAGGTTTTCACATCCACTAACAAGTTGCCTGAAGCAATCTTTGCTGCCAAAGCTCTAAATATGCTTTGTTTGGGTGGATTTAAGCTCGAATTACCCTCGGATGGCATAAAGTTTTCATCTTTGCGAGAGTTACATCTTATTAAATCATTTTTGGACGACCAAGTACTTGATGCTTTATGCGCAAGTTGTAGTCATTTAGAAGTTTTGTCTTTCAGGGAATTCGGCGGACTAGTCTGTTTCCAAATTGCTGGAACTTTACCTAAACTAAGGATAGTAAATTTGGTAAATTGCCCTGAACTACTCCAGAGGGTTGATATTACAGCACCTGATCTTAAATACCTTCACATTAGCTCCATTATTGAGGAACTGAATGTAATTAAGATAACTGCTTGTAAATCATCATTAAAGAATTTGAACCTCTCTTCTGTGGCTGTGACTGACCAATGGTTAGAGAACCTTTTACCAAATCTACCCAACCTTGAATTGTTTTACTTATCTTCTTGTTCGTCGTTGAAGTCTTTGAAAATCTCAAGTGACCGGCTCAAGTATTTCAAAGTG AAAAGTATTCCAAGGGGGTATTGA
- the LOC104222072 gene encoding F-box/LRR-repeat protein 25-like isoform X2, protein MDGLDQFSKLPMPILQHILSFLIVKDAAKTSVLSKTWNSAWSSLSCLNFGDIVFMESKNVLDQILANRQKQNISIQRFKAKLPDNRLKYVDNWIKILVAGNIKELHLEVFTSTNKLPEAIFAAKALNMLCLGGFKLELPSDGIKFSSLRELHLIKSFLDDQVLDALCASCSHLEVLSFREFGGLVCFQIAGTLPKLRIVNLVNCPELLQRVDITAPDLKYLHISSIIEELNVIKITACKSSLKNLNLSSVAVTDQWLENLLPNLPNLELFYLSSCSSLKSLKISSDRLKYFKVVRKVFQGGIDLLPTFKLKASHLSEVNLKFIL, encoded by the exons ATGGATGGCTTAGATCAATTTTCCAAACTGCCGATGCCAATTTTGCAGCACATCCTGTCTTTCCTCATTGTTAAAGATGCTGCGAAAACTAGTGTTTTGTCCAAGACATGGAACAGTGCTTGGAGTTCCTTGTCGTGCTTAAATTTTGGTGATATTGTTTTCATGGAGTCAAAAAACGTTCTGGATCAAATTCTAGCAAATCGGCAAAAGCAGAACATCTCTATACAAAGGTTCAAGGCAAAGTTACCAGATAATCGGTTAAAGTATGTGGATAATTGGATTAAAATACTGGTAGCCGGTAATATCAAAGAGTTGCATTTAGAGGTTTTCACATCCACTAACAAGTTGCCTGAAGCAATCTTTGCTGCCAAAGCTCTAAATATGCTTTGTTTGGGTGGATTTAAGCTCGAATTACCCTCGGATGGCATAAAGTTTTCATCTTTGCGAGAGTTACATCTTATTAAATCATTTTTGGACGACCAAGTACTTGATGCTTTATGCGCAAGTTGTAGTCATTTAGAAGTTTTGTCTTTCAGGGAATTCGGCGGACTAGTCTGTTTCCAAATTGCTGGAACTTTACCTAAACTAAGGATAGTAAATTTGGTAAATTGCCCTGAACTACTCCAGAGGGTTGATATTACAGCACCTGATCTTAAATACCTTCACATTAGCTCCATTATTGAGGAACTGAATGTAATTAAGATAACTGCTTGTAAATCATCATTAAAGAATTTGAACCTCTCTTCTGTGGCTGTGACTGACCAATGGTTAGAGAACCTTTTACCAAATCTACCCAACCTTGAATTGTTTTACTTATCTTCTTGTTCGTCGTTGAAGTCTTTGAAAATCTCAAGTGACCGGCTCAAGTATTTCAAAGTGGTCAG AAAAGTATTCCAAGGGGGTATTGATCTGTTGCCTACATTCAAATTGAAAGCTTCACATCTGTCGGAAGTTAATCTTAAATTCATCTTATAA
- the LOC104222072 gene encoding F-box/LRR-repeat protein 25-like isoform X1, with product MDGLDQFSKLPMPILQHILSFLIVKDAAKTSVLSKTWNSAWSSLSCLNFGDIVFMESKNVLDQILANRQKQNISIQRFKAKLPDNRLKYVDNWIKILVAGNIKELHLEVFTSTNKLPEAIFAAKALNMLCLGGFKLELPSDGIKFSSLRELHLIKSFLDDQVLDALCASCSHLEVLSFREFGGLVCFQIAGTLPKLRIVNLVNCPELLQRVDITAPDLKYLHISSIIEELNVIKITACKSSLKNLNLSSVAVTDQWLENLLPNLPNLELFYLSSCSSLKSLKISSDRLKYFKVVRCNNLIAVDLDTPNLLVFSSDFRYCRKVFQGGIDLLPTFKLKASHLSEVNLKFIL from the coding sequence ATGGATGGCTTAGATCAATTTTCCAAACTGCCGATGCCAATTTTGCAGCACATCCTGTCTTTCCTCATTGTTAAAGATGCTGCGAAAACTAGTGTTTTGTCCAAGACATGGAACAGTGCTTGGAGTTCCTTGTCGTGCTTAAATTTTGGTGATATTGTTTTCATGGAGTCAAAAAACGTTCTGGATCAAATTCTAGCAAATCGGCAAAAGCAGAACATCTCTATACAAAGGTTCAAGGCAAAGTTACCAGATAATCGGTTAAAGTATGTGGATAATTGGATTAAAATACTGGTAGCCGGTAATATCAAAGAGTTGCATTTAGAGGTTTTCACATCCACTAACAAGTTGCCTGAAGCAATCTTTGCTGCCAAAGCTCTAAATATGCTTTGTTTGGGTGGATTTAAGCTCGAATTACCCTCGGATGGCATAAAGTTTTCATCTTTGCGAGAGTTACATCTTATTAAATCATTTTTGGACGACCAAGTACTTGATGCTTTATGCGCAAGTTGTAGTCATTTAGAAGTTTTGTCTTTCAGGGAATTCGGCGGACTAGTCTGTTTCCAAATTGCTGGAACTTTACCTAAACTAAGGATAGTAAATTTGGTAAATTGCCCTGAACTACTCCAGAGGGTTGATATTACAGCACCTGATCTTAAATACCTTCACATTAGCTCCATTATTGAGGAACTGAATGTAATTAAGATAACTGCTTGTAAATCATCATTAAAGAATTTGAACCTCTCTTCTGTGGCTGTGACTGACCAATGGTTAGAGAACCTTTTACCAAATCTACCCAACCTTGAATTGTTTTACTTATCTTCTTGTTCGTCGTTGAAGTCTTTGAAAATCTCAAGTGACCGGCTCAAGTATTTCAAAGTGGTCAGGTGCAATAACCTGATTGCGGTTGATTTGGATACTCCTAACTTATTGGTATTCTCATCTGATTTTCGTTATTGCAGAAAAGTATTCCAAGGGGGTATTGATCTGTTGCCTACATTCAAATTGAAAGCTTCACATCTGTCGGAAGTTAATCTTAAATTCATCTTATAA